CGTCTAACCTTCCCCGGTACACACATTTTAATTCTTCATCAAACAAGCTGAATTCAGGAGTGCAAACTGCATCATAAGCTTTAGCAACCTCCTGGTTTTCATCGAACAAATAAGGAAACTGAAACCCCAGAGCATTAGCCCATTCAACCATTTTATCGGGATGATCTTCAGGGTAATTCTCAATATCATTACTATTTATTGCGATGAGGTTAATTCCACGCTCTTTGTAGTCGATGGCAATATTATTAATCTCCTCGATCACGTGCTTTACGTAAGGGCAATGGTTGCAAATAAAAGCCACAATGGTCCCTCTTTTACCCATTAAAAGGTTTAGGGTTTTGCTTTCATTATCTTTGGGATCAAGTAGAGAAAAGTCAGGGGCTTTAAAGCCTAATTCTTTAGGTTTGGTCTTGGTTAATGCCATAATGCAAAGGTAATGGATAAATGTTTTGTGATTACGGGCGCAGGCACCGGAATTGGTCAAGCTGCAGCACTAGAATTGGGCAACGCAAACAACAATCATATTCTCGTTTTGGTAGGGCGACGCGAAGGTCCTTTGTA
This window of the Luteibaculum oceani genome carries:
- a CDS encoding thioredoxin family protein, encoding MALTKTKPKELGFKAPDFSLLDPKDNESKTLNLLMGKRGTIVAFICNHCPYVKHVIEEINNIAIDYKERGINLIAINSNDIENYPEDHPDKMVEWANALGFQFPYLFDENQEVAKAYDAVCTPEFSLFDEELKCVYRGRLDAASPGNKAPVNGADLRAAIDSLLSGNKEIPNQIPSMGCNIKWK